A region of Thermotoga sp. Mc24 DNA encodes the following proteins:
- a CDS encoding glycosyltransferase family 4 protein has protein sequence MNIAMFSDTYAPQINGVATSIRVYKKKLTERGHKVVVVAPSAPEEEKDVFVVRSIPFPFEPQHRISIASTKNILEFMRENNVQIIHSHSPFFIGFKALRVQEEMGLPHVHTYHTLLPEYRHYIPKPFTPPKRLVEHFSAWFCNMTNVVIAPTEDIKRELESYGVKRPIEVLPTGIEVEKFEVEAPEELKRKWNPEGKKVVLYAGRIAKEKNLDFLLRVFESLNAPDIAFIMVGDGPEREEVEEFAKEKGLDLKITGFVPHDEIPLYYKLGDVFVFASKTETQGLVLLEALASGLPVVALKWKGVKDVLKNCEAAVLIEEENERLFAEKIKHILKNDRLREELSTKGREFVRKEWSVDRFVQRLEEIYTRAIEEGPVEINTSLMIKEFVKFEKLKEFFSKIEDRIWR, from the coding sequence ATGAACATAGCGATGTTCAGCGATACCTACGCTCCTCAAATAAACGGCGTGGCAACGTCGATAAGGGTGTACAAAAAGAAGCTGACGGAACGTGGCCACAAGGTTGTGGTAGTGGCTCCTTCAGCCCCCGAGGAAGAAAAGGATGTATTCGTTGTGAGGAGCATTCCCTTTCCCTTCGAGCCGCAACACAGAATCTCCATCGCCTCTACAAAAAATATTCTGGAGTTCATGAGAGAAAACAACGTCCAGATAATACACAGCCACTCTCCCTTTTTCATAGGGTTTAAAGCGTTGAGGGTTCAGGAGGAAATGGGATTGCCACACGTTCACACGTATCACACACTCCTGCCCGAATACAGACACTACATCCCAAAACCCTTCACTCCTCCCAAAAGATTGGTGGAACACTTCAGCGCGTGGTTCTGCAATATGACAAACGTGGTGATCGCTCCCACGGAAGACATAAAAAGAGAACTCGAAAGCTACGGCGTGAAAAGACCCATCGAAGTGTTACCCACCGGTATAGAAGTGGAGAAATTCGAAGTAGAAGCACCTGAAGAATTGAAAAGAAAATGGAATCCTGAGGGAAAGAAAGTGGTTCTCTACGCCGGAAGAATAGCTAAAGAGAAGAATCTGGATTTTCTTCTGAGAGTTTTCGAGAGTTTGAACGCACCGGACATCGCCTTTATTATGGTAGGAGATGGTCCTGAAAGAGAGGAAGTGGAGGAATTCGCGAAGGAAAAAGGACTCGATTTGAAGATCACAGGGTTCGTACCTCATGACGAAATTCCCCTCTATTACAAACTCGGAGATGTCTTTGTTTTTGCTTCGAAAACGGAAACACAGGGACTGGTACTCCTGGAGGCCTTGGCTTCCGGCCTTCCCGTGGTGGCTCTGAAGTGGAAAGGAGTTAAGGATGTTTTGAAAAATTGCGAAGCAGCGGTTCTCATAGAAGAAGAAAATGAAAGACTCTTCGCCGAAAAGATAAAACACATTCTGAAAAACGATCGACTCAGAGAAGAGCTCTCAACAAAGGGGAGAGAATTCGTCAGAAAGGAATGGTCCGTTGATCGATTCGTTCAAAGGCTTGAAGAGATATACACGAGAGCAATAGAAGAAGGTCCTGTTGAAATAAACACATCTCTCATGATAAAGGAATTCGTCAAGTTCGAAAAATTGAAAGAGTTCTTCTCAAAGATCGAAGACAGAATCTGGAGGTGA
- a CDS encoding metallophosphoesterase family protein produces MTYAVGDIHGCFYALKSLLEKLPLSEEDELIFMGDYVDRGPNSREVIEFLIELSKHHRCVFLRGNHEEMLLNCVKNGSDCDLWFFNGARSTVESFGGVEEIKKFLPFFENTVYHYEKENYVFVHGGVRPGVSLEDQDPFDLVWIRDEFIYSENPLPGKIVVFGHTPFEEPFVSRDKIGIDTGCVYGGRLTALRVEDRKFFQVECANRRW; encoded by the coding sequence ATGACTTACGCGGTGGGGGACATTCATGGGTGCTTTTACGCTCTGAAGAGTCTTTTGGAAAAACTTCCACTCTCTGAAGAAGACGAGCTGATCTTCATGGGGGACTACGTTGACAGGGGACCGAATTCTCGTGAAGTGATCGAATTCTTGATAGAGCTTTCGAAACACCACAGGTGTGTTTTTTTGAGAGGAAATCACGAAGAAATGCTTCTGAACTGTGTGAAGAACGGCTCTGATTGTGATCTGTGGTTCTTCAACGGAGCAAGAAGCACGGTGGAAAGCTTCGGAGGAGTCGAAGAGATCAAAAAATTTCTTCCTTTTTTCGAAAACACCGTATACCACTATGAAAAGGAAAACTACGTTTTCGTTCATGGAGGGGTAAGACCGGGTGTCTCCCTCGAGGATCAGGATCCTTTCGATCTTGTCTGGATAAGGGACGAGTTCATCTACAGTGAAAATCCTCTTCCAGGAAAGATCGTGGTGTTCGGACACACTCCCTTTGAAGAGCCGTTCGTTTCTCGCGATAAAATTGGAATCGATACGGGATGTGTCTACGGAGGAAGACTCACCGCTCTTAGGGTTGAAGATAGAAAATTCTTTCAGGTAGAATGTGCAAACAGGAGATGGTAG
- the thrS gene encoding threonine--tRNA ligase encodes MKIKVKLPDGKEKEYDRGITPAEIAKELGIKKAIGAVVNGELWDLKRPIENDCELRLVTLEDPEAPEFYRHTMAHILAQAVMRLYGKENVKLGIGPTIENGFYYDFDIKNGRLTEEDLPKIEQEMKKIIKENLPIERKEISKEEARELFRDQPYKLELIEEIEGNRVTIYRQGEFVDLCRGPHLPSTGIVKHFKLLSVSGAYWRGSEKNPMLTRVYGTAFAKKEDLDNYLKFLEEAQRRDHRKLGPQLELFMLNTEYAPGMPFFLPKGVVVLNELMKFSRELHRERGYQEIFTPLIMNEQLWKISGHWDHYAENMYFIEKDEERYAVKPMNCPGHILVYKSRTVSYRDLPLRFFEFGRVHRYERSGVLHGLMRVRSFTQDDAHIFCTPDQIEEEILGVLDLINTIYSQFGFTYRVELSTMPEDHMGDEAIWEKATTALKNALERAGLSYKVNEGEGAFYGPKIDFHIRDSIGREWQCATIQLDFMMPEKFNVTYIGPDNKEHRAVMIHRAIYGSLERFFGILIEHFAGAFPTWLAPIQVAVIPISEKHNDGAEKVARRISQEGFRVFFDNRRETLGYRIRQAQTQKIPYMIIIGDKELESGKISVRTRTGREIKDVDPEHFVETLRNEVLSRKLELSMEG; translated from the coding sequence ATGAAGATAAAGGTGAAGCTTCCAGACGGAAAAGAAAAAGAGTACGACAGAGGCATCACACCGGCGGAGATCGCAAAAGAACTGGGCATAAAAAAGGCGATCGGAGCGGTTGTTAACGGTGAACTCTGGGACCTGAAAAGACCCATCGAAAATGACTGCGAACTGCGGCTTGTAACTCTGGAGGATCCCGAGGCACCCGAGTTCTACAGACACACCATGGCACACATCCTCGCACAGGCTGTGATGAGACTCTATGGAAAAGAAAACGTAAAACTGGGAATCGGCCCCACCATTGAGAACGGTTTTTACTACGATTTCGATATAAAGAACGGAAGGCTCACAGAGGAAGATCTCCCAAAGATAGAACAGGAGATGAAGAAGATAATAAAGGAAAATCTTCCTATAGAAAGAAAGGAGATCAGCAAAGAAGAGGCAAGAGAACTTTTCAGAGATCAGCCTTACAAACTCGAGCTAATAGAGGAGATCGAAGGCAACAGAGTAACGATCTACCGTCAGGGAGAGTTCGTGGATCTCTGCAGAGGTCCTCATCTTCCTTCGACAGGAATAGTGAAGCACTTCAAACTCCTCTCCGTTTCAGGCGCGTACTGGCGAGGCAGTGAGAAGAATCCCATGCTCACAAGAGTTTACGGAACGGCCTTCGCCAAAAAGGAAGACCTCGACAATTACTTGAAATTCCTTGAAGAAGCCCAGCGAAGGGACCACAGAAAATTGGGACCTCAACTCGAACTTTTCATGCTGAACACCGAGTACGCTCCCGGTATGCCGTTCTTCCTTCCAAAGGGAGTCGTAGTGCTCAACGAATTGATGAAATTTTCCAGAGAACTCCATCGTGAGAGAGGATACCAGGAGATCTTCACACCGCTCATAATGAACGAGCAGCTCTGGAAGATCTCCGGTCACTGGGATCACTACGCTGAGAACATGTACTTCATAGAGAAAGACGAGGAAAGGTACGCGGTGAAACCCATGAACTGTCCCGGTCACATTCTCGTGTACAAGAGCAGGACGGTTTCCTACAGGGACCTACCGCTGAGATTCTTCGAGTTTGGCCGGGTTCACAGATACGAGAGAAGCGGAGTTCTCCACGGTCTCATGAGGGTGAGATCCTTCACACAGGACGATGCACACATATTCTGCACTCCCGATCAGATCGAGGAAGAGATACTCGGCGTTCTCGATCTCATAAACACCATCTACAGCCAATTCGGCTTCACCTACAGAGTGGAACTCAGCACAATGCCCGAAGATCACATGGGTGACGAAGCGATTTGGGAGAAGGCAACAACCGCCTTGAAGAATGCCTTAGAAAGGGCCGGGCTCTCGTACAAAGTGAACGAGGGTGAAGGCGCTTTCTACGGTCCGAAAATAGACTTCCACATAAGAGATTCGATAGGAAGAGAGTGGCAGTGTGCCACGATTCAGCTGGATTTCATGATGCCCGAAAAGTTCAACGTCACTTACATAGGCCCAGACAACAAAGAGCACAGAGCCGTGATGATACACAGAGCGATATACGGTTCGCTCGAAAGGTTCTTTGGCATCCTGATAGAGCACTTCGCTGGAGCGTTTCCAACCTGGCTTGCACCGATCCAGGTGGCAGTTATTCCCATATCAGAAAAACACAACGACGGTGCGGAAAAGGTTGCAAGGAGGATCTCTCAGGAAGGGTTCAGGGTCTTCTTCGATAACCGCCGTGAAACTCTTGGATACCGTATCAGACAGGCTCAAACCCAGAAAATACCGTACATGATAATAATAGGTGACAAAGAGCTGGAGAGCGGGAAGATCTCCGTGAGAACAAGAACGGGGAGAGAGATAAAAGACGTAGATCCAGAACACTTCGTCGAAACTCTGAGAAACGAAGTTCTGAGCAGAAAGCTCGAACTTTCAATGGAGGGATAA
- the coaD gene encoding pantetheine-phosphate adenylyltransferase, whose protein sequence is MKAVYPGSFDPITLGHVDIIKRALSIFDELVVLVTENPRKKCMFTLEERKKLIEEVLSDLDGVKVDVHHGLLVDYLKKHGIKVLVRGLRAVTDYEYELQMALANKKLYSDLETVFLIASEKFSFISSSLVKEVALYGGDVTEWVPPEVARALNEKLKEGKR, encoded by the coding sequence GTGAAAGCGGTCTATCCAGGATCTTTTGATCCCATCACTCTCGGACATGTGGACATCATCAAAAGAGCGCTTTCTATTTTCGACGAGCTTGTGGTCCTCGTCACGGAGAATCCGAGAAAAAAGTGTATGTTCACCTTGGAGGAAAGGAAAAAGCTGATAGAAGAGGTTCTCAGCGACCTAGATGGAGTGAAGGTGGATGTTCATCATGGCTTACTCGTGGATTATTTGAAAAAACATGGTATAAAAGTCTTGGTGAGAGGACTCAGGGCTGTGACCGACTACGAGTACGAGCTGCAGATGGCGCTTGCAAACAAAAAATTGTACAGCGATCTGGAAACAGTGTTTCTGATCGCAAGCGAAAAATTTTCTTTCATATCCTCCAGTCTTGTGAAGGAAGTGGCCCTGTACGGCGGTGATGTGACCGAATGGGTACCACCCGAGGTAGCCAGAGCCCTGAACGAAAAGTTGAAGGAGGGAAAGCGATGA